The proteins below come from a single Ictalurus furcatus strain D&B chromosome 15, Billie_1.0, whole genome shotgun sequence genomic window:
- the plagl2 gene encoding zinc finger protein PLAGL2 has product MAAAATDAPHHITTLTPEDEDRRAAPKLFGGPAQVRTESEKETEKEESGKECLVCGTFFSSQDKLQIHTFSHTGEKPFHCSQPHCHKAFSSKYKLYRHMATHSPQKTHQCSFCEKMFHRKDHLKNHLQTHDPNKEAFKCEECGKHYNTKLGYKRHVAMHSATAGDLTCKVCLQSYESTPALLDHLKSHSGKSSGGTKEKKHPCDHCDRRFYTRKDVRRHMVVHTGRKDFLCQYCAQRFGRKDHLTRHVKKSHSQELLKIKTEPPDMLTLLGSGSPTCAVKEELSPMMCSMGPNKDSMMTKPFRSGTPFSMGMYNPHHLQAMSSPGLGHHHSLVPGSLSAAMGMGCSMEPPSALHHHHPHHHHHHHHPHHPSPPPPPHQQQTPLQPQTQQQHSQPPKYQLGSTSYLLDKPLKVEMESYLMDLQSGLPVPPPPSADPHSAASPNKDGLEPPPGLTDELCGDPLLSKSPAVIAESLCAANMDFSHLLGFFPLNLPPYSTPMSSGGLVMGYSTSTASSSSSSSASSHAAESHAATATASVPLTSLQHQPQEQPGSSGGLGLGSLHPLPPVFSSSLSTTTLPRFHQAFQ; this is encoded by the exons ATGGCAGCAGCTGCCACCGATGCCCCACACCACATAACCACACTGACGCCGGAGGACGAGGATCGACGAGCTGCCCCCAAACTGTTTGGAGGTCCAGCTCAAGTGAggacagagagtgagaaggagacagagaaggaGGAAAGCGGCAAGGAGTGTTTGGTGTGTGGCACCTTTTTCAGCTCACAGGATAAGCTTCAGATCCACACATTCagtcacacaggagagaaaccttTCCACTGTTCCCAGCCCCACTGCCACAAGGCCTTCAGCTCCAAATATAAGCTCTACAG GCATATGGCCACACACTCCCCACAGAAGACCCACCAGTGCTCATTCTGTGAAAAGATGTTCCACCGTAAAGATCATCTGAAAAATCACCTGCAGACCCATGACCCCAACAAAGAGGCTTTTAAGTGTGAGGAGTGTGGCAAGCACTATAACACAAAGCTAGGCTACAAGCGCCATGTGGCCATGCACTCTGCCACAGCAGGAGACCTGACCTGCAAGGTATGTTTGCAGAGCTACGAGAGCACTCCTGCCCTCTTGGATCACCTCAAGAGCCATTCTGGCAAGTCTTCAGGTGGTACCAAGGAGAAGAAACACCCATGCGATCACTGTGACCGTCGCTTCTACACCCGCAAGGATGTTCGCCGACACATGGTAGTGCACACGGGTCGCAAAGATTTCCTGTGCCAGTACTGTGCCCAGCGCTTCGGAAGAAAGGACCACCTCACACGACATGTGAAGAAGAGCCACTCACAGGAGCTGCTGAAGATCAAGACAGAGCCACCAGATATGCTGACTCTACTTGGTTCTGGCTCTCCAACCTGTGCTGTGAAGGAAGAGCTCAGTCCTATGATGTGTAGCATGGGCCCCAACAAGGACTCCATGATGACCAAACCTTTCCGCAGTGGTACCCCTTTCTCTATGGGCATGTACAACCCACACCACCTCCAGGCCATGTCCAGCCCAGGATTGGGTCACCATCACTCCTTGGTTCCTGGGTCACTGTCTGCTGCTATGGGTATGGGTTGCTCCATGGAGCCTCCTTCAGCCTTGCACCACCATCATccacatcaccaccaccaccaccaccacccacaccATCCTTCccctccacctccaccacacCAGCAACAGACTCCACTGCAACCCCAAACCCAGCAGCAGCATTCCCAACCTCCCAAGTACCAGCTCGGATCTACCTCATACTTGCTGGATAAGCCCCTAAAGGTGGAGATGGAGAGTTACCTGATGGATCTGCAGAGTGGCTTGCCAGTCCCACCACCACCTTCGGCTGATCCCCATTCTGCTGCCTCACCTAATAAAGATGGTCTGGAGCCTCCACCCGGCTTAACGGATGAGCTGTGTGGGGATCCCCTCCTATCTAAAAGCCCTGCCGTCATTGCTGAATCTCTGTGTGCTGCTAACATGGACTTCTCCCATTTACTGGGCTTCTTTCCGCTAAACCTGCCTCCCTATAGCACTCCCATGAGTTCGGGAGGCCTGGTGATGGGCTACTCCACCTCCActgcttcttcttcctcatcatcgtCAGCATCTTCACATGCTGCCGAGTCTCATGCTGCCACAGCAACAGCCTCAGTGCCTCTTACCTCTTTGCAACATCAACCTCAGGAGCAACCAGGCTCCAGCGGAGGTCTTGGTCTTGGGTCCCTGCACCCACTCCCACCAGTGTTTAGCTCCAGCCTTAGTACGACCACTTTGCCTCGCTTCCATCAGGCCTTTCAATGA